Proteins encoded within one genomic window of Burkholderiaceae bacterium:
- a CDS encoding Bacterioferritin-associated ferredoxin: protein MIVCVCRRISDREIARHARAGLSFDEIQLELGVATCCGRCESCARDVVDQCCMSQPVAALNRENAVLAATA from the coding sequence ATGATCGTCTGCGTCTGCCGCCGTATCTCCGACCGTGAAATCGCCCGCCACGCGCGCGCCGGGTTGAGCTTCGACGAGATCCAGCTCGAGCTCGGCGTGGCCACCTGCTGCGGCCGATGCGAGAGCTGCGCGCGCGACGTGGTCGACCAATGTTGCATGTCGCAGCCTGTGGCCGCGCTGAACCGCGAAAACGCTGTGCTCGCCGCCACGGCGTGA
- a CDS encoding Ferrous iron transporter FeoB: MTSAAAAAPSGIAMRIALVGNPNCGKTALFNLLTGARQKVANYAGVTIERKEGFTRLPDGREISILDLPGAYSLNPASSDEAVTRDVVMGRRSGELGPDGIIAVVDATNLRMNLRLVLQLQLLGRPMVLALNMIDLARAQGLQIDSARLSAELGIPVVETVAVKANWFSHWLDRARTDGRDALLQAAQTCFAAADSDENSSQAHTHSSLIATENVATPAWTPAGLQARVKQILAVAVPNAGDVKRFNHGIDAVVMHPVWGLLLLGVVLFLIFQAVFSWANAPMDLISQVVAAAGDLIRQSLPPGLLQSLIVDGVVAGVGSVLVFLPQILILFFFILLLEDSGYLPRAAFLLDNLMGRVGLSGRAFIPLLSSFACAIPGIMATRTIPHWRDRLATIMIAPLMTCSARLPLYALLIGAFVPARAIGPFNLRGITLFALYAAGVLSACGVAWVVKRLWHKSDYQPLMLELPPYRLPNLRNLMLGLWQRGEIFLRRVGTIIFSLMVVLWFLSTFPAPPAGATGPAIQYSLAGIVGRGLEVLFAPIGFNWQISIALVPGMAAREVAVGALGTVYSLSGTGDAAAQALMPLIAQSWSLATAFSLLAWYVFAPQCISTLAVVRRETNSWRYPAIMAGYLFALAYLASFVTYRVALALTS; this comes from the coding sequence ATGACCTCTGCTGCCGCCGCCGCGCCCTCCGGCATCGCGATGCGCATCGCGCTGGTGGGCAACCCGAACTGCGGCAAGACCGCGCTGTTCAACCTGCTGACCGGCGCGCGCCAGAAGGTGGCGAACTACGCCGGGGTCACGATCGAGCGCAAGGAAGGGTTCACGCGACTGCCGGACGGCCGCGAAATCTCCATCCTCGATCTGCCGGGGGCATACAGCCTGAATCCGGCGAGCTCGGACGAGGCGGTGACGCGCGATGTGGTGATGGGCCGGCGCAGCGGAGAACTCGGGCCCGACGGCATCATTGCCGTGGTCGATGCGACCAACCTGCGGATGAACCTGCGGCTGGTGCTGCAACTGCAGCTCCTCGGGCGGCCGATGGTGCTCGCGCTGAACATGATCGACCTGGCGCGCGCACAGGGCCTGCAGATCGACAGCGCGCGGCTGTCGGCCGAGCTCGGCATCCCGGTGGTGGAGACGGTCGCGGTCAAGGCAAACTGGTTCAGCCACTGGCTGGACCGGGCCCGCACCGACGGCCGCGACGCGCTGCTGCAAGCCGCCCAGACCTGCTTCGCAGCCGCCGATTCAGATGAAAATAGCTCTCAAGCCCACACCCATTCTTCGCTTATAGCTACTGAAAACGTAGCAACACCGGCCTGGACTCCGGCTGGGCTGCAAGCCCGGGTCAAGCAGATCCTCGCCGTGGCGGTGCCGAACGCGGGCGATGTCAAGCGCTTCAACCACGGCATCGACGCGGTGGTGATGCACCCGGTCTGGGGCCTGCTGCTGCTCGGGGTCGTGCTGTTCCTGATCTTCCAGGCGGTGTTTTCGTGGGCCAACGCGCCGATGGACCTGATCAGCCAGGTGGTGGCCGCTGCCGGCGACCTGATACGGCAGTCTCTGCCGCCGGGCTTGCTGCAGAGCCTGATCGTCGACGGCGTCGTCGCCGGGGTCGGCAGCGTGCTGGTGTTTCTGCCGCAGATCCTGATCCTGTTCTTCTTCATCCTGCTGCTGGAAGATTCGGGCTACCTGCCGCGCGCGGCGTTTTTGCTCGACAATCTGATGGGCCGGGTCGGCCTGTCCGGCCGCGCGTTCATTCCGCTGTTGTCGAGCTTTGCCTGCGCCATTCCCGGCATCATGGCGACGCGCACCATTCCGCACTGGCGCGACCGTCTCGCGACGATCATGATCGCGCCGCTGATGACCTGTTCGGCGCGGCTGCCGCTGTACGCGCTGCTGATCGGCGCGTTCGTGCCGGCGCGCGCTATCGGCCCGTTCAACCTGCGCGGCATCACGCTGTTCGCGCTCTACGCCGCGGGCGTGCTGTCGGCTTGCGGCGTGGCCTGGGTGGTCAAGCGGCTGTGGCACAAGAGCGACTACCAGCCGCTGATGCTGGAACTGCCGCCGTACCGGCTGCCGAATCTGCGCAACCTGATGCTGGGCCTGTGGCAGCGCGGCGAGATCTTTCTGCGCCGCGTCGGCACCATCATCTTCTCGCTGATGGTGGTGCTGTGGTTCCTGTCGACCTTTCCGGCGCCGCCGGCCGGCGCGACCGGCCCGGCGATCCAGTACAGCCTGGCCGGCATCGTGGGCCGCGGCCTGGAAGTGCTGTTCGCGCCGATCGGGTTCAACTGGCAGATCTCGATCGCGCTGGTGCCCGGCATGGCGGCGCGCGAAGTCGCGGTCGGTGCCTTGGGCACCGTGTATTCGCTCTCGGGCACCGGCGACGCCGCGGCCCAGGCGCTGATGCCGCTGATCGCGCAGAGCTGGTCGCTGGCGACCGCATTCTCGCTGCTGGCCTGGTACGTGTTCGCGCCGCAATGCATCTCGACGCTCGCGGTGGTGCGGCGCGAAACCAACTCGTGGCGCTATCCGGCGATCATGGCCGGCTACCTGTTCGCGCTCGCCTATCTCGCCTCGTTCGTGACGTACCGCGTCGCGCTGGCACTCACCTCATGA